One Papaver somniferum cultivar HN1 unplaced genomic scaffold, ASM357369v1 unplaced-scaffold_76, whole genome shotgun sequence genomic window carries:
- the LOC113344423 gene encoding sulfite exporter TauE/SafE family protein 3-like yields MAELIIYRRSISSASVITGLVTFAIALEFLLLVSAEPISITQRNNINSTLPSTASHYEPDYFHYQIRSLLSKSEQSGYRHQWPEMKFGWRIIVGSIVGFIGAACGSVGGVGGGGIYVPMLTLIIGFDAKSSVPLSKCMITGAAVSTVYYNLKRRHPTLDMPVIDYNLTLLMQPMLMLGISFGVILSEVFADWMVTILLIILFFATSTLSFFKGVDMWKKESKLKKVSAYIQLCVESNGDHLGNENNHLSCDEEPSSDTQKEIQTTVTSCLESNGDQLDKENNHLPCDDEPSSDTQKEMRTTVPILENVYWKELGLLVFVWVGFLAVQILKNKTTTCSTTYWILSTLQIPISVLVTFYEAFGLYKGKKVIASLGEKGANWKVHKLVFFALVGVFAGMVGGLLGMGGGFIMGPLFLQLGIPPQVSTATATFAMTFSSSMSVVEYYLLKRFPVPYALYFLGVATLAALVGQHVVKKIISILGRASLIIFILVFTIFISAILLGGVGIANMTKTIKHDEYMGFEDLCT; encoded by the exons ATGGCTGAATTGATCATATACAGGAGGAGCATAAGTAGTGCTTCCGTAATAACTGGATTAGTTACATTTGCAATTGCTTTAGAGTTTTTGTTATTGGTTTCAGCAGAACCAATAAGCATTACTCAAAGGAATAACATCAACAGTACTTTACCATCAACTGCTAGTCATTATGAACCTGATTACTTTCATTATCAAATTAGGAGTCTATTGAGCAAGTCAGAACAGTCAGGTTATCGGCATCAATGGCCC GAAATGAAATTTGGTTGGAGAATCATAGTTGGCTCAATTGTTGGATTCATTGGAGCAGCATGCGGGAGCGTAGGAGGAGTTGGAGGAGGTGGGATATACGTTCCAATGCTTACCTTGATCATTGGATTTGATGCTAAATCCTCCGTTCCGTTATCGAAAT GTATGATAACAGGGGCAGCTGTGTCAACAGTGTATTACAACTTAAAGAGAAGACATCCAACACTTGATATGCCAGTTATAGATTATAATTTAACACTTCTTATGCAGCCTATGCTCATGCTTGGTATCAGTTTTGGAGTCATTCTCAGTGAGGTCTTTGCTGATTGGATGGTCACTATTCTCCTTATAATTCTTTTCTTTG CCACTTCAACTTTGTCTTTCTTCAAAGGGGTTGACATGTGGAAAAAAGAATCCAAATTAAAGAAAGTAAGTGCATATATTCAGCT TTGCGTGGAGTCTAATGGTGATCATTTGGGAAATGAAAACAATCATTTATCATGTGATGAAGAACCAAGTAGTGACACTCAAAAGGAGATACAAACTACGGTAACAAGTTGCTTGGAGTCAAACGGTGATCAGTTggacaaggaaaataatcatttaCCATGCGATGACGAACCAAGTAGTGACACTCAAAAGGAGATGCGAACTACG GTGCCCATTCTTGAGAATGTCTACTGGAAAGAACTTGGACTTCTTGTATTTGTGTGGGTTGGATTCCTCGCAGTGCAGATTCTTAAG AATAAGACAACAACCTGTTCAACAACATATTGGATACTGTCGACATTGCAG ATTCCTATTTCAGTACTAGTGACATTCTATGAGGCATTTGGATTGTACAAGGGAAAGAAAGTGATTGCATCTTTAGGAGAAAAGGGTGCAAACTGGAAGGTCCATAAACtagttttctttgctcttgtcgGCGTATTTGCCGGTATGGTTGGTGGGTTATTAGGTATGGGTGGTGGATTCATTATGGGTCCTCTCTTCTTGCAGCTTGGAATTCCTCCACAG GTTTCAACTGCAACGGCTACTTTTGCCATGACTTTTTCTTCATCCATGTCTgttgttgagtactatcttcttaaGCGGTTTCCAGTCCCTTATG CTCTCTACTTCCTAGGAGTGGCAACTCTAGCTGCATTAGTAGGACAACATGTAGTGAAAAAGATTATCTCCATATTAGGAAGAGCATCTCTTATCATCTTCATTCTTGTCTTCACAATATTCATTAGCGCAATCTTACTAG GTGGAGTTGGCATAGCAAACATGACCAAAACGATAAAGCATGATGAGTACATGGGTTTTGAGGATTTATGCACATGa
- the LOC113344420 gene encoding uncharacterized protein LOC113344420: MLTGSSSAFLQYVISQLQLQFPIKDLGSINYFVGLEIKKDYTTLFLSQTKYAVDLLNKFHMEGAKHCSTPMDASTKLSKTDGDLLDNPTEYISLVGALHYLTWTMPDIAFAVNLVCQHMKHPRTSHLVAAKRILRYIKGTLRFGLTFSKGTSFLLGFSDADWAGNVDDRRSTGGYCVFLGSNIISWSSNKQTTVARSSTEAEYRTLTHNAAEMVWICYILQDLHF; this comes from the coding sequence ATGCTTACAGGGTCTTCTTCTGCTTTTCTGCAATATGTGATTTCTCAGCTGCAATTACAGTTTCCAATCAAAGACTTGGGCTCCATCAACTATTTCGTGGGTCTTGAGATTAAAAAGGATTATACTACTTTATTTCTTTCTCAGACCAAATATGCAGTTGATCTACTTAACAAGTTTCATATGGAAGGTGCCAAACACTGCTCTACTCCAATGGATGCTTCTACCAAACTCTCCAAAACTGATGGTGATCTTCTAGACAATCCTACTGAGTACATATCCTTAGTAGGGGCTTTGCATTATCTCACTTGGACTATGCCTGATATTGCATTTGCTGTTAATCTTGTTTGTCAACATATGAAACATCCCAGGACTTCTCATCTTGTTGCGGCCAAAAGAATCCTGCGCTATATCAAAGGTACTCTGCGTTTTGGTCTCACTTTCTCCAAAGGTACTTCTTTTTTGTTGGGTTTTTCAGATGCAGACTGGGCTGGGAATGTTGATGACAGACGCTCTACTGGTGGCTACTGTGTTTTTCTAGGTTCTAACATCATTTCATGGTCTTCCAATAAACAAACTACAGTTGCTAGATCTAGCACTGAGGCAGAGTATAGGACATTAACTCATAATGCTGCAGAAATGGTTTGGATTTGCTACATTCTACAAGATCTTCATTTCTAA